In Flavobacterium sp. N1736, the following are encoded in one genomic region:
- the rplW gene encoding 50S ribosomal protein L23 produces MSIIIRPIVTEKVTKESEVLNRFGFVVDKKANKVQIKKAVEAAYGVTIVSVNTMNVRPDRTTKYTKSGLISGKTNAIKKAIVQVQEGETIDFYNNI; encoded by the coding sequence ATGAGTATCATAATTAGACCTATAGTAACAGAAAAAGTAACCAAAGAAAGTGAAGTTTTAAACCGCTTCGGATTCGTTGTTGACAAAAAAGCAAACAAAGTTCAAATTAAGAAAGCTGTTGAAGCTGCTTATGGAGTAACTATCGTTTCAGTTAACACGATGAACGTAAGACCGGATAGAACTACAAAATACACTAAAAGTGGTTTGATCAGTGGAAAGACAAATGCAATTAAGAAAGCGATTGTTCAAGTACAAGAAGGAGAAACAATTGATTTTTACAACAATATCTAA
- the rplD gene encoding 50S ribosomal protein L4 has product MEVKVLDFNGKDTGRKVQLSDSVFAIEPNNHAVYLDVKQYLANQRQGTHKAKERAEVTGSTRKIKKQKGTGTARAGSIKNPLFKGGGTIFGPRPRSYSFKLNKSLKRLARKSAFSIKAKESNIIVLEDFNFETPNTKNFINVLKALGLDNKKSLFVLGESNKNVYLSSRNLKASNVVTSSELSTYAILNTNNLVLLEGSLELIEENLSK; this is encoded by the coding sequence ATGGAAGTAAAAGTATTAGATTTCAACGGAAAAGATACTGGGAGAAAAGTTCAACTTTCTGATTCAGTATTCGCAATTGAACCAAACAATCACGCTGTATACCTTGATGTTAAGCAATATCTTGCTAATCAAAGACAAGGGACTCACAAAGCTAAAGAAAGAGCTGAAGTGACGGGAAGTACACGTAAGATTAAAAAACAAAAAGGAACAGGTACAGCTCGTGCGGGAAGTATCAAAAATCCATTGTTTAAAGGTGGTGGAACAATTTTCGGGCCAAGACCAAGAAGTTATTCATTTAAATTGAATAAAAGCTTGAAAAGATTGGCAAGAAAATCAGCTTTCTCAATCAAAGCAAAAGAGTCGAATATTATCGTTCTTGAGGACTTTAATTTTGAAACTCCAAACACTAAAAATTTCATTAACGTTTTGAAAGCTTTAGGGTTAGATAATAAAAAATCTCTATTTGTGTTGGGAGAGTCGAATAAAAATGTATATTTGTCCTCACGCAATTTAAAGGCTTCTAATGTCGTAACTAGCTCAGAATTAAGCACTTACGCTATTTTAAACACTAATAATTTAGTGCTTTTAGAAGGTTCTTTGGAGTTAATTGAAGAAAATTTAAGCAAATAA
- the rplC gene encoding 50S ribosomal protein L3: MSGLIGKKIGMTSIFDENGKNIPCTVIEAGPCVVTQVRTKGVDGYEALQLGFDDKNEKHSTKAALGHFKKAGTVAKKKVVEFQDFATEQKLGDLIDVSIFAEGEFVDVQGVSKGKGFQGVVKRHGFGGVGQATHGQHNRLRAPGSVGASSYPSRVFKGMRMAGRMGGDNVKVQNLRVLKVVAEKNLLVIKGCVPGHKNSYVIIQK; the protein is encoded by the coding sequence ATGTCTGGGTTAATTGGTAAAAAAATCGGCATGACTAGTATTTTCGACGAAAACGGGAAAAACATTCCTTGTACAGTAATCGAGGCTGGGCCGTGTGTTGTTACCCAAGTCAGAACCAAAGGTGTTGACGGGTACGAAGCGTTGCAACTTGGTTTCGATGACAAAAACGAGAAACATTCCACTAAAGCGGCTTTAGGTCACTTTAAAAAAGCTGGAACTGTTGCTAAGAAAAAAGTCGTTGAATTTCAAGATTTTGCAACTGAACAAAAATTAGGAGATCTTATTGATGTTTCTATTTTTGCTGAAGGAGAATTTGTAGATGTACAAGGTGTATCTAAAGGTAAAGGTTTTCAAGGGGTTGTTAAACGTCACGGATTTGGTGGTGTTGGACAAGCAACTCACGGTCAACACAACCGTTTAAGAGCGCCAGGTTCTGTAGGAGCTTCTTCATATCCATCTAGAGTATTCAAAGGAATGCGTATGGCTGGAAGAATGGGAGGAGACAATGTAAAAGTTCAAAACCTTAGAGTTTTAAAAGTAGTTGCTGAAAAGAATCTACTTGTTATTAAAGGATGTGTTCCTGGACATAAAAACTCTTATGTAATCATTCAGAAGTAA
- the rpsJ gene encoding 30S ribosomal protein S10 has product MSQKIRIKLKSYDHMLVDKSAEKIVKTVKTTGAVVTGPIPLPTHKKLFTVLRSPHVNKKAREQFEVMSYKRLIDIYSSSSKTIDALMKLELPSGVEVEIKV; this is encoded by the coding sequence ATGAGTCAAAAAATCAGAATAAAACTAAAATCTTACGATCACATGTTGGTAGACAAGTCTGCTGAAAAGATCGTAAAAACAGTAAAAACTACTGGAGCAGTTGTAACAGGTCCAATTCCGTTGCCAACTCACAAAAAACTTTTCACTGTACTACGTTCTCCGCACGTTAACAAAAAAGCGAGAGAGCAATTTGAAGTAATGTCATACAAGAGATTGATTGATATTTATTCATCTTCATCTAAAACTATTGATGCTTTAATGAAACTTGAATTGCCAAGTGGAGTTGAAGTAGAAATAAAAGTGTAA
- the fusA gene encoding elongation factor G, which translates to MARDLKYTRNIGIAAHIDAGKTTTTERILFYTGKSHKIGEVHDGAATMDWMAQEQERGITITSAATTCEWNFPTEQGKILPESLPYHFNIIDTPGHVDFTVEVNRSLRVLDGLVFLFSAVDGVEPQSETNWRLADQYRVPRMGFVNKMDRQGSNFLAVCQQVRDMLKSNAVAITLPIGEENDFKGVVDLVKNQAIIWHDATQGATFDIVEIPADMVAEVKEYRSILIEAVADYDENLLEKFMEDENSITEEEINNALRAATMDMAIIPMIAGSSFKNKGVQFMLDAVCKYLPSPMDKEGIEGIHPDDAELLEEDQTKILRKPDVKEPFAALAFKIATDPFVGRLAFFRAYSGRLDAGSYVLNTRSGNKERISRIYQMHANKQNPIEYIEAGDIGAAVGFKDIKTGDTLCDEKHPIILESMKFPAPVIGIAIEPKTKADVDKMGMALAKLAEEDPTFTVRTDEASGQTIISGMGELHLDILVDRMKREFKVEVNQGEPQVEYKEAFTRTATHRETYKKQSGGRGKFGDIVFTLEPADEVDGKVPVGLQFINAVKGGNVPKEYIPSVEKGFREAMKTGPLAGYQVDSLKVTLTDGSFHPVDSDALSFELAARMGYREVAKAAGAIILEPIMKMEVITPEENMGDIVGDINRRRGQVNDMGDRNGAKTIKADVPLSEMFGYVTTLRTLSSGRATSTMEFSHYAETPSNISEAVIKKAKGNA; encoded by the coding sequence ATGGCTAGAGATTTAAAATATACAAGAAATATCGGAATTGCTGCTCACATTGATGCTGGTAAAACAACAACAACGGAGCGTATCCTTTTTTATACTGGAAAGTCACATAAAATTGGTGAAGTACATGATGGTGCTGCAACAATGGACTGGATGGCTCAAGAGCAAGAAAGAGGTATTACAATTACTTCAGCTGCAACAACTTGTGAGTGGAATTTTCCAACTGAACAAGGTAAAATTTTGCCTGAATCTTTGCCATACCACTTTAATATTATTGATACTCCCGGACACGTTGATTTTACTGTAGAGGTAAACCGTTCTTTACGTGTACTTGATGGATTAGTTTTCTTGTTTAGTGCTGTTGACGGTGTTGAACCACAATCAGAAACTAACTGGAGACTTGCAGATCAGTACAGAGTTCCACGTATGGGATTCGTAAATAAAATGGACCGTCAAGGATCTAACTTTTTGGCAGTTTGTCAACAAGTTCGTGATATGTTAAAATCAAATGCTGTTGCGATCACTTTGCCAATTGGTGAAGAAAATGATTTCAAAGGTGTTGTAGATTTAGTAAAAAACCAAGCTATTATTTGGCATGATGCAACTCAAGGGGCGACTTTTGATATTGTTGAAATTCCTGCTGATATGGTTGCAGAGGTTAAAGAGTACAGATCTATCCTTATTGAAGCAGTTGCTGACTACGATGAAAATCTTTTAGAGAAATTCATGGAAGATGAAAACTCTATTACAGAGGAAGAAATCAACAATGCTTTAAGGGCTGCTACTATGGATATGGCTATCATTCCTATGATCGCTGGTTCTTCTTTTAAAAACAAAGGAGTTCAATTCATGTTAGATGCAGTATGTAAATATTTACCTTCTCCAATGGATAAAGAAGGTATCGAAGGGATTCATCCTGATGATGCTGAATTATTAGAAGAAGATCAAACTAAAATCTTGCGTAAGCCAGATGTAAAAGAGCCGTTCGCTGCTTTGGCATTTAAAATTGCTACTGACCCATTCGTAGGTCGTTTAGCTTTCTTCCGTGCTTACTCTGGTCGTTTAGATGCTGGTTCTTATGTTTTGAACACTCGTTCAGGAAACAAAGAAAGAATTTCTCGTATCTACCAAATGCACGCTAACAAACAAAATCCAATCGAATATATTGAGGCTGGAGATATTGGAGCTGCTGTTGGATTTAAAGATATTAAAACTGGAGATACATTGTGTGATGAAAAACACCCAATTATTCTTGAGTCAATGAAATTCCCTGCACCGGTAATTGGTATTGCAATTGAACCTAAAACTAAAGCCGACGTTGATAAAATGGGTATGGCTTTGGCTAAATTAGCTGAAGAGGATCCAACATTTACTGTTAGAACAGATGAGGCTTCAGGGCAAACTATTATCTCAGGTATGGGTGAGCTTCACTTAGATATCTTGGTAGATCGTATGAAACGTGAATTTAAAGTTGAAGTGAACCAAGGTGAGCCTCAAGTCGAATATAAAGAAGCGTTTACAAGAACTGCAACACATAGAGAGACTTACAAGAAACAATCAGGAGGTCGTGGTAAATTCGGTGATATCGTATTTACACTTGAGCCAGCTGACGAAGTTGATGGTAAAGTTCCTGTTGGATTGCAATTTATTAATGCAGTAAAAGGTGGTAACGTTCCTAAAGAATATATTCCATCTGTAGAAAAAGGTTTCCGTGAAGCTATGAAAACTGGTCCTTTGGCTGGTTATCAAGTGGATAGTTTGAAAGTAACTTTGACAGACGGATCTTTCCACCCTGTCGATTCTGATGCTCTTTCTTTTGAATTAGCTGCGAGAATGGGTTATAGAGAAGTAGCTAAGGCTGCTGGAGCAATTATTCTTGAGCCAATCATGAAAATGGAAGTTATTACTCCTGAAGAAAACATGGGGGATATCGTAGGTGATATCAACCGTCGTAGAGGTCAGGTCAATGACATGGGTGATAGAAACGGTGCTAAAACTATTAAAGCTGATGTGCCTTTATCAGAAATGTTTGGATATGTAACAACATTAAGAACATTGTCTTCTGGTAGAGCTACTTCAACAATGGAGTTTTCTCACTATGCAGAAACACCTTCTAATATTTCAGAAGCTGTAATTAAAAAAGCAAAAGGTAACGCTTAA
- the rpsG gene encoding 30S ribosomal protein S7, which produces MRKRAAKKRPLLPDPRFNDQLVTRFVNNLMWDGKKSTAFKVFYDAIDIIESKKQDSEKSSLEIWKDALTNVMPHVEVRSRRVGGATFQIPMQIRPDRKISMAMKWLILYSRRRNEKSMAQRLASECLAAAKEEGAAVKKRMDTHKMAEANKAFSHFRF; this is translated from the coding sequence ATGAGAAAAAGAGCGGCAAAGAAAAGACCACTTTTACCAGATCCGAGGTTTAACGACCAATTGGTAACGCGTTTTGTGAACAACTTAATGTGGGACGGTAAGAAATCTACAGCTTTCAAAGTATTTTATGATGCAATTGACATCATTGAGTCTAAAAAGCAGGATTCAGAAAAATCTTCATTAGAAATTTGGAAAGATGCTTTAACAAACGTTATGCCTCACGTAGAAGTACGTAGTCGTAGAGTAGGTGGAGCTACATTTCAAATTCCAATGCAAATTAGACCAGACAGAAAAATTTCTATGGCAATGAAGTGGTTAATACTTTATTCTAGAAGAAGAAATGAAAAATCTATGGCACAACGTCTAGCGTCAGAATGTTTAGCTGCTGCTAAAGAAGAAGGTGCTGCGGTTAAGAAAAGAATGGATACTCACAAGATGGCAGAAGCTAACAAAGCTTTCTCTCACTTTAGATTTTAA
- the rpsL gene encoding 30S ribosomal protein S12, with translation MPTIQQLVRTGRTQITKKSKSVALDSCPQRRGVCTRVYTTTPKKPNSAMRKVARVRLTNGNEVNAYIPGEGHNLQEHSIVLVRGGRVKDLPGVRYHIVRGALDTSGVAGRTQRRSKYGAKRPKEAKK, from the coding sequence ATGCCAACAATTCAACAATTAGTAAGAACAGGAAGAACTCAGATAACTAAGAAGAGTAAATCGGTTGCTTTAGATTCTTGTCCTCAAAGAAGAGGGGTTTGTACGCGTGTTTACACTACTACACCAAAAAAACCAAACTCTGCAATGCGTAAAGTTGCGCGTGTACGTTTGACAAATGGTAATGAAGTGAATGCTTACATCCCTGGAGAAGGACACAATTTACAAGAGCACTCGATAGTATTAGTTAGAGGCGGAAGGGTAAAAGATTTACCAGGTGTTAGATATCATATCGTTCGTGGAGCGCTTGACACGTCAGGAGTTGCAGGAAGAACGCAAAGAAGATCTAAGTACGGTGCTAAACGCCCAAAAGAAGCAAAAAAGTAA
- a CDS encoding SusC/RagA family TonB-linked outer membrane protein, producing MKLKFNGFLVLLLVLVAQLTFAQERAVSGIVTDNSGMPLPGVSVLLKGTKSGTQTDFDGKFSIKASTSQILVFSYIGMKTQEVAATSSTVNVKLAGDAQELEGVVVTTALGIKREKKSLGYATQEVKGGDLRNGTSSGNFLNELSGKVAGVNITRNSNFGGSTSAISRGIKSISQTNEMLIVIDGMPINNANTSTDGLTSQSTGRQGYDYGNTGMDINPEDIESINVLKGAAASALYGYLAGNGVLMITTKKGKAKKGLGITVSSEVVSGSPDKSTFVKYQKNYGAGYGGSFDTSADIDGDGIKDRVVYMGDDASAGNRFDPNLNVYQWDAFSAYPGNANYGKATPWTAAKNDPNSFFKNSLSLVNSIAFEDGNEKTNVVFNFTNTNQTGILPNSEIKKNNFSLKLNHQFTDRLSLSAFANFANQNAVGRNMTGYSDNFISGFRQWWQTNVDIKQLEQAYNASGGQNITWNRKTADDGAPNFWNNPYFERYQNYQNDSRNRFVGYANFTYKIADWVSATAKISTDTYDEIREERVAVGSVAKTFGINGFDETSGYQRYNGNFSEQNYDLLFTFKKNFGENFNLTGVAGGTIKRNVFNTITASTQGGLIVPELYSLSNSRVNPPAPYERATKLGVNSYYASASLGYLDTFFIDATARRDAFSSLPAEDNVQNSYSASGSWVFSKNVNASWLTFGKLRGGYSESPLGTPGQALIDTYSKIDAFNGQQQYSVNSTKNNPFLEPIKTETTEIGLEMQFLNRRIGFDVSAYKNINNGEAILVPYSTSTGNTNRYINAANIQNKGIEVQFNVTPIKTTNFAWDINVNWSKNENEVTKLADGIENLQISSFPGTVTLNAVVGQPFGVLKGTDYTYTADGQKVVNPTTGRYVINSSTNNIIGNVNPDWIGGIRNKFSYKSLSFSFLIDAKHGGDVFSTDLWYGVGSGLSDETGANNELGNPKRSAVTTGADSGGVILPGVYADGTPNTTRTAYVVGGVVTNAYTTAPRSEYVYDAGFIKLREVNITYTLPTSLVQKLKLVDAKISLIGSNLWIIQKNLPDADPESGLGSNAGSLGLSIGSTPTTRNIGCNLTIKF from the coding sequence ATGAAACTAAAGTTCAATGGATTCTTAGTGCTTTTATTAGTACTAGTGGCGCAACTAACTTTTGCGCAAGAAAGAGCTGTTTCAGGAATTGTAACTGACAATTCAGGTATGCCTTTGCCAGGTGTAAGTGTATTGTTAAAAGGGACAAAATCTGGAACGCAAACTGATTTTGATGGTAAATTCTCTATCAAAGCATCAACAAGCCAAATTTTGGTATTTAGCTACATTGGGATGAAAACTCAAGAAGTAGCTGCAACTTCATCAACAGTTAATGTAAAATTAGCAGGAGATGCACAAGAACTTGAAGGTGTTGTAGTAACAACAGCTTTAGGTATTAAAAGAGAGAAAAAATCTCTTGGTTATGCTACTCAAGAAGTTAAAGGAGGAGATTTAAGAAACGGTACATCTAGTGGAAACTTCTTAAATGAACTTTCTGGAAAAGTTGCAGGTGTTAACATTACAAGAAACTCTAACTTTGGAGGTTCTACAAGTGCAATTTCTCGTGGTATCAAATCTATTTCTCAAACTAATGAAATGCTTATTGTAATTGACGGTATGCCAATTAACAACGCAAACACTTCTACTGATGGTTTGACATCTCAATCTACAGGTAGACAAGGTTATGATTACGGTAACACTGGTATGGATATTAACCCAGAAGACATCGAAAGCATCAACGTATTAAAAGGTGCTGCTGCATCTGCTCTATACGGATACTTAGCTGGTAATGGGGTTTTAATGATTACTACTAAAAAAGGAAAAGCTAAAAAAGGGCTTGGAATCACTGTTTCTTCTGAAGTAGTAAGCGGCTCTCCTGACAAAAGCACTTTCGTAAAATACCAAAAAAATTACGGTGCTGGTTACGGTGGTTCATTTGACACATCTGCTGACATTGATGGCGATGGTATAAAGGACAGAGTTGTGTATATGGGAGATGATGCTTCTGCTGGAAACAGATTTGATCCAAATCTTAACGTATACCAATGGGATGCTTTTTCTGCATATCCTGGTAATGCAAACTATGGTAAAGCTACTCCTTGGACAGCTGCTAAAAATGATCCAAATTCATTCTTTAAAAACTCACTGTCATTAGTAAACAGTATTGCATTTGAAGATGGAAATGAAAAAACAAACGTAGTATTCAATTTCACGAATACAAATCAAACTGGTATTTTACCAAATAGTGAGATTAAGAAAAACAACTTCAGTTTAAAATTAAACCACCAATTTACTGACAGATTATCGCTTAGTGCTTTTGCTAATTTCGCTAATCAAAATGCAGTTGGTAGAAATATGACTGGATATAGCGATAACTTTATTTCTGGTTTCCGTCAATGGTGGCAAACTAACGTTGACATCAAACAACTAGAGCAAGCTTATAATGCTTCAGGTGGACAAAATATTACTTGGAACAGAAAAACTGCTGACGATGGAGCTCCAAACTTCTGGAATAACCCATATTTTGAGCGTTACCAAAACTATCAAAATGATTCAAGAAATCGTTTTGTAGGTTATGCAAACTTCACATACAAAATTGCTGACTGGGTTTCTGCAACTGCAAAAATATCTACAGATACTTACGATGAAATTCGTGAAGAAAGAGTAGCTGTTGGTTCAGTAGCTAAAACTTTTGGAATCAATGGATTTGACGAAACTTCTGGATACCAACGTTACAACGGAAACTTCTCAGAACAGAATTACGATTTACTTTTTACATTTAAAAAGAATTTTGGAGAGAATTTCAACTTAACCGGAGTAGCTGGGGGAACAATAAAAAGAAATGTTTTCAACACAATCACTGCTTCAACTCAAGGAGGTTTAATTGTTCCTGAATTATACAGTTTATCTAACTCAAGAGTAAACCCTCCAGCTCCTTATGAAAGAGCTACTAAATTAGGAGTAAACAGTTACTATGCTTCTGCGTCTCTTGGTTATTTAGATACTTTCTTTATCGATGCTACTGCACGTAGAGATGCTTTCTCTAGCTTACCTGCAGAAGATAACGTTCAAAACAGTTATTCAGCTTCTGGAAGCTGGGTTTTCTCTAAAAACGTAAACGCAAGCTGGTTAACTTTTGGTAAATTAAGAGGTGGATATTCTGAAAGCCCACTTGGAACTCCAGGACAAGCTTTAATTGATACTTACTCTAAAATTGATGCTTTTAACGGACAACAACAATACTCTGTTAACAGTACGAAAAACAACCCATTCTTAGAGCCAATTAAAACTGAAACAACTGAGATAGGTCTTGAGATGCAATTTTTAAACAGAAGAATAGGATTTGATGTGAGTGCTTACAAAAACATCAATAACGGAGAAGCAATTCTTGTTCCTTATTCAACTTCTACTGGTAACACAAACCGTTATATCAATGCTGCTAATATTCAAAATAAAGGTATTGAGGTTCAATTTAACGTTACACCAATTAAAACTACAAACTTTGCTTGGGACATTAACGTAAACTGGTCTAAAAACGAAAACGAAGTTACTAAGTTAGCTGATGGAATTGAAAACTTACAAATTAGTTCTTTCCCTGGTACAGTAACATTGAACGCTGTAGTTGGACAACCTTTTGGAGTATTAAAAGGTACTGATTACACTTATACTGCTGATGGCCAAAAAGTTGTAAACCCTACAACAGGTAGATATGTAATTAATTCTTCTACGAATAACATTATTGGTAATGTTAATCCAGACTGGATTGGTGGTATCCGTAACAAATTCTCATACAAAAGTTTATCATTCAGTTTCTTAATTGATGCTAAACATGGTGGAGATGTATTCTCAACTGACTTATGGTACGGTGTAGGATCTGGTTTATCAGACGAAACTGGAGCTAATAATGAATTAGGTAACCCAAAAAGAAGCGCAGTTACTACTGGAGCTGATAGTGGTGGTGTAATCCTTCCAGGTGTATATGCTGACGGAACACCAAACACTACAAGAACAGCTTATGTAGTAGGTGGAGTTGTTACTAACGCTTACACTACTGCACCAAGAAGTGAATATGTTTATGATGCTGGTTTCATCAAATTAAGAGAAGTAAACATCACTTATACATTACCAACTTCTTTAGTACAAAAATTAAAATTAGTTGACGCTAAAATCTCTCTTATTGGATCTAACTTATGGATAATTCAAAAAAACCTTCCAGATGCTGACCCAGAAAGTGGATTAGGATCAAATGCAGGTTCTCTAGGACTATCTATCGGATCTACACCAACAACCAGAAATATCGGTTGTAACTTAACAATAAAATTCTAA
- a CDS encoding SusD/RagB family nutrient-binding outer membrane lipoprotein, protein MKSRLLILIPILSLFASCSDDITGLNADTKRPTTTQPQYLFTNAEHALMDQVTSTSVNVNVFRLYAQQWTETLYPQESQYDLTGRKIPDTHWAVLYRDVLRDFKESKNLLLTEKANFVGSPADAKVLDNKIAVIDILSAYAYGILVDTFGDVPYTESLDIIGHPLPKYDDAQTIYKDLIGKLAAASASLDQTNDSFGDADLVYGGDTAKWAKFANSLRFRMAINMADADPAYASTQALAAVSAGIFTQNSDGAYLQYAEVQPNANPLYVDLVASGRDDFLPADTFVNKLNALADPRRPKFFTDFPDGSGSGVYTGGVYGALNTYGNYSHITETIQDPEYPGVLLTYSEIEFLLAEAAERGIAVSGTAATHYNAAITASMQDWGVAPAAITTYLARTDVAYATATGTWKQKIGEQSWIALYNRGFEAWTSYRRLDFPVLAAPTITFNELKEVPKRYTYPGIEQTLNKTSYQAAATKIGGDTAITKLFWDKF, encoded by the coding sequence ATGAAAAGTAGACTTCTTATATTAATACCAATTTTATCCTTGTTTGCATCATGCAGTGATGACATTACAGGATTAAATGCAGACACTAAACGTCCAACAACCACTCAGCCTCAATATTTGTTTACAAATGCTGAACATGCGTTAATGGACCAAGTAACAAGTACATCGGTAAACGTTAACGTTTTTAGATTGTATGCACAACAATGGACAGAAACTTTATACCCACAAGAAAGTCAATACGATCTTACAGGGCGTAAAATTCCTGATACACACTGGGCTGTTTTATATCGTGATGTATTAAGAGACTTTAAAGAATCTAAAAACCTATTATTAACTGAAAAAGCAAATTTTGTAGGATCTCCTGCTGATGCAAAAGTTTTAGATAATAAAATTGCGGTAATAGATATTCTAAGTGCTTATGCTTACGGAATTTTGGTTGATACTTTTGGTGATGTACCTTATACTGAATCATTAGATATTATTGGACATCCACTACCAAAATACGATGACGCTCAAACTATTTACAAAGATCTTATTGGTAAATTAGCTGCAGCTTCTGCATCATTAGATCAAACTAATGATAGTTTTGGTGATGCTGACCTTGTTTACGGTGGAGATACTGCAAAATGGGCTAAATTTGCTAATTCACTTCGTTTTAGAATGGCAATAAACATGGCTGATGCAGATCCTGCATATGCAAGTACTCAAGCATTAGCTGCTGTAAGCGCTGGTATATTTACACAAAATTCTGATGGAGCGTATTTACAATATGCAGAGGTTCAACCAAATGCTAACCCATTATATGTTGACTTAGTTGCTTCTGGACGTGATGACTTTTTGCCAGCAGATACTTTTGTTAACAAATTAAATGCACTTGCTGACCCAAGAAGACCTAAGTTCTTCACAGATTTCCCTGACGGATCAGGATCAGGAGTTTATACTGGTGGTGTTTACGGAGCTCTTAATACCTATGGAAATTACTCTCACATTACTGAGACTATTCAAGATCCAGAATATCCAGGAGTATTGTTAACTTATTCTGAAATTGAATTCTTGTTAGCTGAAGCTGCAGAAAGAGGTATTGCTGTTAGTGGAACTGCTGCTACGCATTACAATGCTGCAATTACTGCATCTATGCAAGATTGGGGTGTAGCACCAGCTGCTATTACAACTTACTTGGCTAGAACAGATGTTGCATACGCAACTGCTACTGGAACATGGAAACAAAAAATTGGAGAACAATCTTGGATCGCTCTTTACAACAGAGGATTTGAAGCATGGACTTCTTACAGAAGATTAGATTTCCCGGTTCTTGCTGCTCCAACTATTACATTTAATGAGCTAAAAGAAGTTCCTAAGCGTTACACGTATCCAGGAATTGAGCAAACATTAAACAAAACTAGTTACCAGGCTGCTGCTACTAAAATTGGTGGTGATACAGCTATAACAAAATTATTCTGGGATAAATTCTAA
- the rlmB gene encoding 23S rRNA (guanosine(2251)-2'-O)-methyltransferase RlmB, producing the protein MEKEHQIFGIRAIIEAIQAGKEVDKVFIQKEISGELMKDLMKVMKRANINFSYVPVEKLNRLTPNNHQGAVATISPIGFIDLEHLVESTIQSGSKPLFLILDQISDARNFGAIIRTAECTGVNGIIVQKAGSAPVNGDTVKTSAGAVFNVPICKVEHIKDAIFYLQGSGIKTVAATEKTDSNIYDLSLNEPVAIIMGSEDRGINPSVLKIVDEKAKLPMFGTIGSLNVSVACGAFLYEAVRQRS; encoded by the coding sequence ATGGAAAAAGAACATCAAATATTTGGAATTAGAGCAATTATAGAAGCAATTCAGGCAGGAAAAGAAGTAGACAAAGTATTCATCCAAAAAGAAATTTCTGGAGAATTAATGAAAGATTTAATGAAAGTGATGAAACGCGCTAATATTAATTTTTCATATGTACCTGTAGAAAAACTAAATCGCTTAACACCAAATAACCATCAAGGTGCCGTTGCAACAATCTCTCCTATTGGATTTATTGATTTAGAACATCTTGTTGAGTCAACGATACAATCTGGTTCAAAACCATTATTTTTAATACTAGATCAAATTTCTGATGCACGTAATTTTGGTGCAATTATCAGAACGGCGGAATGTACCGGTGTAAACGGAATTATTGTTCAAAAAGCAGGATCAGCGCCAGTTAATGGTGACACAGTTAAAACATCTGCCGGAGCAGTTTTTAACGTGCCAATTTGCAAAGTAGAACATATTAAAGATGCAATCTTCTATTTACAAGGATCAGGAATCAAAACTGTTGCTGCAACTGAAAAAACCGATTCAAATATTTACGATCTCTCATTAAACGAACCCGTAGCAATTATTATGGGATCTGAAGACAGAGGTATAAACCCTTCAGTTTTAAAAATTGTTGATGAAAAAGCCAAATTACCAATGTTTGGAACAATTGGATCACTAAACGTTTCTGTTGCTTGTGGTGCATTTTTATACGAAGCTGTACGTCAAAGAAGTTAA